The Pantoea nemavictus genome includes a region encoding these proteins:
- a CDS encoding immunity 8 family protein — translation MKAELRTLGNDLYDLNTYIPEENDNFIMSLTLTIGPVNEVGSNFFYVRVCTPEWLCKHQWVPELIRHTLLVRKYDLDEITKIITDYIDQCEGDDWMDTAQKLSRVFAWEYEDYQP, via the coding sequence ATGAAAGCAGAATTAAGAACGTTAGGAAATGATTTATACGATCTGAATACATATATTCCAGAGGAAAATGATAACTTCATTATGTCATTAACTTTGACAATTGGTCCGGTGAATGAGGTAGGAAGCAATTTTTTTTATGTGAGAGTCTGCACCCCTGAATGGCTTTGTAAACATCAATGGGTACCGGAACTGATACGTCATACGCTGCTGGTACGTAAATATGATCTGGATGAGATAACAAAAATCATTACAGATTATATCGACCAGTGCGAAGGTGATGACTGGATGGACACAGCGCAAAAACTCTCTCGCGTCTTTGCCTGGGAATATGAAGACTATCAGCCTTAA
- a CDS encoding VENN motif pre-toxin domain-containing protein, translated as MSIVSSESRTEMDEHTKASGSGGFDVTVGGHTQLNGAVIGSTAEADKNRLDTGTLGFSDIRNSAEYEVEHQSVGVSSGGGMTGAGGQFAGNMASSLLVGMNSSGSDSSTTKSAVSDGTIVIRDKDNQKQNVDDLSRDAEHANQTLSPIFDKEKEQNRLKEAQLIGEIGNQAADIARTQGQIVAAKAAADKMKDVTPQQLQAAQDEWSKANPGKTPTAEDISGQAYQNFFNEAFTNSGFGTGGKVQQAIQAATAAVQGLAGGDIGKALAGGSAPYLATVVKNTVGEDNPAALMAHAAINAALALAKGENAAAGAAGAAVGEAMGMIAKSYYDKPVSELSETEKQTVSALATLAAGLAGGLAGGSTADAVAGAQAGKTTVENNSLSGDKARETVKQAAESLKNQVRDKLGQGTTSSIANGIINALADTGDAALGSADYAADAAMALAACAAGDSYCGTALNDLSGKNQAVADNVKALMNSDTWSAVADTIKQASEGNQVALEATGGMLAGIILPGKKIPDAANRIETILKTEKNWESARNKALNIVGSLGVDSKPVIGRLEVSAGNGKVIGRQSGDGKVGWRVDYDPEKGTHINIWDYSQGKGPGKAVKQVIPFEGNEKSFETILKQLNR; from the coding sequence TTGAGCATCGTCAGCAGCGAATCGCGCACGGAGATGGATGAGCACACGAAAGCCAGCGGCAGCGGCGGGTTTGACGTCACGGTCGGCGGGCACACACAGCTTAACGGCGCGGTGATTGGCTCGACGGCGGAGGCTGACAAAAACCGCCTCGACACCGGCACGCTGGGGTTCAGCGACATCCGCAACAGCGCGGAATATGAGGTTGAGCACCAGAGCGTAGGCGTCAGCTCCGGCGGCGGCATGACCGGCGCGGGCGGCCAGTTCGCGGGCAACATGGCCAGCAGCCTGCTGGTCGGAATGAACAGCAGCGGCAGCGACAGCTCAACCACCAAATCGGCGGTAAGCGACGGCACGATTGTTATTCGCGACAAGGACAACCAGAAGCAGAACGTGGACGACCTGAGCCGCGACGCCGAACACGCGAACCAGACGCTCTCCCCTATTTTCGACAAGGAGAAAGAGCAGAACCGGCTCAAAGAGGCGCAGCTGATTGGCGAGATTGGCAATCAGGCGGCAGACATTGCGCGCACGCAGGGGCAGATTGTCGCGGCTAAAGCCGCAGCCGACAAAATGAAGGACGTCACGCCGCAGCAGCTTCAGGCGGCGCAGGATGAGTGGAGCAAAGCCAACCCGGGCAAAACGCCAACGGCGGAGGACATCAGCGGCCAGGCGTACCAGAACTTCTTTAACGAAGCCTTTACCAACAGCGGCTTTGGCACCGGCGGCAAGGTGCAGCAGGCAATCCAGGCCGCCACCGCGGCGGTTCAGGGGCTGGCGGGTGGCGACATCGGCAAAGCGCTGGCGGGCGGTTCTGCGCCCTATCTGGCAACGGTGGTTAAGAACACCGTCGGAGAAGACAATCCGGCCGCATTGATGGCCCATGCGGCCATCAATGCGGCGCTGGCGCTGGCTAAAGGGGAAAACGCGGCAGCGGGAGCGGCAGGTGCGGCGGTCGGCGAAGCGATGGGTATGATTGCCAAATCCTACTATGACAAGCCGGTCAGCGAGCTGAGCGAAACGGAGAAGCAGACGGTGTCAGCTCTTGCTACGCTTGCTGCCGGGCTTGCGGGTGGGCTGGCAGGCGGCTCGACGGCGGATGCGGTTGCCGGGGCGCAGGCGGGTAAGACGACGGTGGAGAATAACTCACTGAGCGGAGATAAAGCCCGCGAAACGGTGAAACAGGCCGCTGAGTCACTGAAAAATCAGGTCAGGGATAAGCTGGGTCAAGGCACAACCTCCTCCATCGCTAATGGCATTATTAACGCCCTTGCCGATACCGGCGATGCGGCATTGGGAAGTGCGGATTACGCAGCGGATGCAGCAATGGCGCTGGCAGCATGTGCTGCAGGTGACAGTTACTGCGGTACGGCTCTGAATGACCTGTCCGGGAAGAATCAGGCGGTAGCAGACAACGTTAAAGCCCTGATGAACAGTGATACCTGGTCAGCAGTAGCCGACACAATCAAACAGGCATCAGAGGGCAATCAGGTAGCGCTGGAAGCCACGGGCGGTATGCTGGCCGGGATTATATTGCCAGGGAAGAAAATACCGGATGCAGCAAATCGAATTGAAACGATACTTAAAACTGAGAAAAACTGGGAAAGTGCACGAAATAAAGCATTGAATATTGTAGGTAGTTTGGGGGTTGACTCTAAACCTGTTATTGGTCGGTTAGAAGTGAGTGCAGGTAACGGGAAAGTTATTGGACGCCAGTCAGGTGATGGTAAAGTTGGCTGGCGTGTCGATTATGATCCTGAAAAGGGAACGCATATTAATATATGGGATTATTCTCAAGGAAAGGGCCCGGGAAAAGCAGTGAAGCAGGTCATACCTTTTGAAGGAAATGAAAAATCATTTGAAACCATATTAAAACAGTTAAACAGGTAG
- a CDS encoding VENN motif pre-toxin domain-containing protein — protein sequence MTQQTHQGSTLTAGNNLNVIASAGNISVQGSQLQAGKDVLLNASRDISLTSSQETERSRGTNSSSGGSLGVGFGTSSDATAAVQGLAGGDIGKALAGGSAPYLATVVENTVGEDNPATNLMAHAAINAALALAKGENAAAGAAGAAVGEAMGMIAKSYYDKPVSELSETEKQTVSALATLAAGLAGRLAGGSTADAVAGAQAGKTTVENNALSASQALTFDKELSDCQRSGGDCQGVIDKWKQVSDKQSTEIDQKLKDNPLEAVVVDKELAQGGIDMTERPGWIGNLPGVDVMTSEEAKAYVQQWNGQDLANIDVNSPGWTSFAAFASDPENQAAVASLGILGKDLLKLAKATVSNIVQSGVSTGIKSMQTGLRNPQQVDQIKNDMTSGNYRFNAPEGHIDGYIDSKGNYYISEGNHRMVAAQEIYKKQEINLT from the coding sequence CTGACGCAGCAAACCCATCAGGGCAGCACCCTCACCGCCGGCAATAACCTGAACGTCATCGCCAGTGCGGGCAACATCAGCGTGCAGGGCAGCCAGCTGCAGGCGGGCAAGGATGTATTGCTGAACGCCAGCCGCGACATCAGCCTCACCTCCAGCCAGGAAACCGAGCGCTCGCGCGGCACTAACTCGTCGAGCGGCGGCTCGCTGGGCGTGGGCTTTGGCACCAGTTCAGACGCCACCGCGGCGGTTCAGGGGCTGGCGGGTGGCGACATCGGCAAAGCGCTGGCGGGCGGTTCTGCGCCCTATCTGGCAACGGTGGTTGAGAACACCGTCGGAGAAGACAATCCGGCCACTAACCTGATGGCCCATGCGGCCATCAATGCGGCGCTGGCGCTGGCTAAGGGGGAAAACGCAGCAGCGGGAGCGGCAGGTGCGGCGGTCGGCGAAGCGATGGGTATGATTGCCAAATCCTACTATGACAAGCCGGTCAGCGAGCTGAGCGAAACGGAGAAGCAGACGGTGTCAGCTCTTGCTACGCTTGCTGCCGGGCTTGCGGGTAGGCTGGCAGGCGGCTCGACGGCGGATGCGGTTGCCGGGGCGCAGGCGGGTAAGACCACGGTTGAGAATAATGCGCTGAGTGCCAGCCAGGCTCTAACCTTTGATAAGGAGTTGTCAGATTGCCAGAGATCCGGTGGTGACTGTCAGGGCGTTATTGATAAGTGGAAGCAGGTCAGCGACAAGCAGAGCACCGAAATCGACCAGAAGCTGAAGGATAATCCTCTGGAAGCCGTGGTGGTTGATAAAGAACTGGCCCAGGGCGGCATTGATATGACAGAGCGGCCCGGTTGGATAGGTAACCTTCCCGGTGTGGATGTGATGACCAGTGAGGAGGCTAAAGCTTACGTTCAGCAGTGGAACGGCCAGGATCTTGCGAATATTGATGTAAATAGCCCTGGCTGGACGAGTTTTGCGGCGTTTGCATCAGATCCTGAGAACCAGGCCGCAGTGGCATCACTGGGAATACTGGGCAAAGACCTTCTTAAGCTTGCTAAGGCAACCGTTTCGAATATAGTTCAAAGCGGTGTATCAACGGGCATAAAGAGTATGCAAACCGGACTGAGAAACCCTCAGCAAGTAGATCAGATAAAAAATGATATGACATCAGGAAATTATAGATTTAATGCTCCTGAAGGCCATATCGATGGATATATAGATAGTAAGGGAAATTATTATATATCTGAAGGTAACCATCGAATGGTAGCTGCTCAAGAAATATATAAAAAACAGGAGATAAATCTTACATAG
- a CDS encoding zinc ABC transporter substrate-binding protein produces MENIINMKKNEIYVKMLSLSLPYIRNVQSLGKKDKGQDTSCYFEAELVHNLMHTLLITDFVEHDLWFLNNQAKYYFDKCSEDISPNYNQHIEYIKSLFKMVPDNLRTNLLWQGP; encoded by the coding sequence ATGGAGAATATTATCAATATGAAAAAGAATGAGATATATGTAAAAATGCTATCCCTTTCCCTGCCTTACATCAGAAATGTCCAGTCATTGGGTAAGAAAGACAAAGGGCAAGATACATCATGCTATTTTGAAGCTGAATTGGTGCATAACCTGATGCATACCCTGCTTATCACAGATTTTGTTGAGCATGATTTATGGTTTTTAAATAACCAAGCTAAATATTACTTTGATAAATGTAGCGAAGATATATCACCCAATTATAATCAGCATATAGAATATATTAAATCATTATTTAAAATGGTACCTGATAATTTAAGAACAAATCTGTTATGGCAAGGACCTTGA
- a CDS encoding Ail/Lom family outer membrane beta-barrel protein has product MKYTIVSLAFLAAMTTSAVVKADNHTITLGYAQSKVKDFKDIHGVNAKYRYEWNSPLSIITSFTYMKGSDDSSYLAAKDIIDRHADAKYYSLAVGPAYRINSIISVYGLVGFNHSKVNYNYDWKNYGGGSYTDLGNISASGKSTNFMYGAGVQINPWNSLTIDIGYEGSKASYENKDYAINGFNIGVGYRF; this is encoded by the coding sequence ATGAAGTACACCATAGTATCTCTGGCTTTTTTAGCTGCAATGACTACCTCAGCTGTTGTTAAAGCAGATAATCACACCATCACCCTGGGTTATGCACAAAGTAAGGTGAAGGATTTCAAAGACATTCACGGTGTGAATGCGAAATATCGTTATGAATGGAATTCGCCGCTGAGTATTATCACTTCATTTACCTATATGAAGGGTAGTGATGACAGCAGCTATTTAGCAGCTAAAGACATTATCGATCGTCATGCAGATGCAAAATATTACTCTCTGGCAGTAGGCCCGGCTTACAGAATTAACAGTATAATTAGTGTTTATGGCCTGGTTGGATTTAACCATAGCAAAGTTAATTATAATTATGACTGGAAAAACTATGGTGGAGGGAGTTATACCGACTTGGGAAATATCAGTGCTAGCGGTAAATCTACCAACTTCATGTACGGTGCTGGTGTGCAAATTAATCCATGGAATAGTCTGACAATAGATATTGGATATGAAGGCTCTAAAGCCAGCTACGAAAATAAGGATTATGCAATTAATGGATTCAATATTGGTGTGGGATATCGATTTTAA
- a CDS encoding DUF2778 domain-containing protein — translation MALNGTLILNGADYVPFNIYGVGVFMAFSGKGVYMNNAACGAIPNEGPIPPGKYWIVERGGGGILSWLKAQSQDLYNRIYNGAEFGRDEWFALFRDDWTIDDDSWIEGVKRGLFRLHPGRVSEGCITLVHNSDYALIRDALMQTSPMQVPCMKSLMARGWIEVIASGNNNICP, via the coding sequence ATGGCACTAAATGGAACACTGATTCTGAACGGCGCGGATTATGTACCGTTCAACATTTATGGCGTGGGCGTTTTTATGGCGTTCTCAGGAAAAGGCGTTTATATGAATAATGCCGCATGTGGCGCAATTCCCAATGAAGGGCCCATACCACCGGGTAAATACTGGATTGTCGAGCGCGGCGGAGGCGGGATTTTATCGTGGTTAAAAGCACAGTCTCAGGATCTTTATAACCGCATTTATAACGGTGCTGAGTTTGGTCGTGATGAGTGGTTTGCTTTGTTTAGGGATGACTGGACTATTGATGATGATTCCTGGATTGAGGGAGTCAAACGCGGATTGTTCAGGCTTCATCCAGGCCGCGTATCAGAGGGATGCATTACTTTGGTTCATAACTCAGATTACGCACTGATTCGCGACGCATTAATGCAGACTTCACCTATGCAGGTTCCCTGTATGAAATCCCTGATGGCACGTGGATGGATTGAGGTAATTGCCAGTGGCAATAACAACATTTGTCCGTAG
- a CDS encoding Hcp family type VI secretion system effector, translating to MPIPPYMWLKDDGGVDIRGSVDVHEREGSIEIIGLSHGINLPVDTANGKITGTRQHSSMRIEKEVDSSTPYLYKAAATGQTLKSAEIRFYNISDAGQEVCYYTVLLENVKITGVHCGVPNVKLSGNDKMNHSESVSMQYEKITWRIVVGNIQYTNAWNERPTA from the coding sequence ATGCCAATCCCTCCGTACATGTGGCTCAAAGACGATGGCGGTGTAGACATCAGAGGCTCTGTCGATGTTCATGAGCGCGAAGGTAGTATTGAGATCATCGGCTTAAGTCACGGCATCAACCTCCCGGTAGATACTGCCAACGGCAAAATCACGGGTACTCGCCAACATTCATCAATGCGTATTGAAAAGGAAGTGGATAGCTCAACGCCCTATCTTTATAAAGCCGCTGCTACCGGGCAGACATTAAAGAGCGCCGAGATCCGCTTTTACAATATTAGCGATGCTGGGCAAGAGGTTTGCTACTACACGGTGCTACTGGAAAACGTGAAGATTACTGGCGTTCACTGCGGTGTTCCCAATGTGAAACTATCGGGCAACGATAAAATGAATCACTCAGAAAGCGTTAGCATGCAGTATGAAAAAATCACCTGGCGCATCGTTGTTGGCAACATCCAGTACACGAATGCATGGAACGAACGTCCTACTGCTTAA
- a CDS encoding methyl-accepting chemotaxis protein — protein sequence MFSTITSGILSRLAWQKRGHSLATLNSLQDAIAMVEFTPEGKILTANDLFLERMGYTLKEIVGQHHSLFCTADQITSPHYRDFWRRLNRGEGFSDKFLRVAKHSRPIWLEANYVPVQDRSGRVIKIVKLASDITARIMDAQEQRAMTTAIERSMAVIAFNLQGEVLMTNDNFLKTMGYSATEVVGVHHRQFCPPEMRASDEYRRFWHKLNQGEFISGQFQRVNKRGQTVWLRATYNPVFNEAGELYKVVKFATDVTAQVEKNQLEREAAQQAYQTALQTSESTRLGATVIENSVQTMNDLAGELHGISGDISNLSDSSDRIGAIVESIRRIADQTNLLALNAAVEAARAGQHGRSFAVVANEVRTLAANINRATTEIENMVQQNHTLAEKALKGIASNLKRADQGVVLAQEAGGMMADIRGSSSEVVRAIGHVTDALKED from the coding sequence ATGTTCAGCACAATTACATCAGGAATCCTGTCGCGCCTTGCGTGGCAGAAACGCGGTCATAGCCTGGCAACGCTCAATTCGTTGCAGGACGCTATCGCCATGGTCGAATTCACCCCCGAAGGCAAAATTCTCACCGCCAACGATCTGTTTCTTGAGCGCATGGGTTATACGCTCAAAGAGATCGTCGGCCAGCATCACAGCCTGTTTTGCACCGCCGATCAGATCACCTCTCCGCACTATCGCGACTTCTGGCGGCGCCTGAATCGTGGCGAAGGTTTTAGCGACAAATTCCTGCGCGTGGCAAAACACAGCCGTCCCATCTGGCTGGAAGCCAACTATGTGCCGGTGCAGGATCGCAGCGGTCGCGTGATTAAAATCGTCAAGCTGGCGAGCGATATCACCGCGCGCATTATGGATGCGCAGGAGCAGCGCGCGATGACCACCGCCATAGAGCGCTCCATGGCGGTGATTGCCTTCAACTTGCAGGGCGAAGTGTTGATGACCAACGACAACTTCCTGAAAACCATGGGCTACAGCGCGACGGAAGTAGTTGGCGTGCATCACCGCCAGTTCTGTCCGCCAGAGATGCGTGCCAGCGACGAGTATCGCCGCTTCTGGCACAAGCTCAATCAGGGCGAATTTATCTCCGGTCAGTTTCAGCGCGTGAATAAACGTGGCCAAACGGTGTGGTTGCGCGCCACCTACAACCCGGTGTTTAACGAAGCCGGCGAGCTGTACAAAGTGGTGAAGTTCGCCACCGATGTCACCGCGCAGGTAGAGAAGAATCAGCTGGAGCGCGAAGCGGCGCAGCAGGCGTATCAAACCGCGCTGCAAACCAGCGAAAGCACGCGACTGGGTGCGACGGTGATTGAAAACAGCGTGCAGACCATGAACGATCTGGCTGGCGAACTGCACGGTATTTCCGGCGATATCAGTAATCTGAGCGACTCATCCGATCGCATTGGCGCCATCGTCGAAAGCATTCGCCGCATCGCCGATCAAACTAATCTGCTGGCGCTCAACGCGGCGGTAGAAGCGGCGCGCGCCGGTCAGCACGGTCGCAGCTTCGCCGTGGTGGCCAACGAAGTGCGTACGCTGGCGGCGAACATCAACCGCGCTACCACCGAGATTGAGAATATGGTGCAGCAGAACCACACATTGGCGGAGAAAGCGCTGAAAGGCATTGCATCTAACCTGAAACGCGCCGATCAAGGCGTGGTGTTAGCGCAGGAAGCGGGCGGCATGATGGCCGATATTCGCGGCAGTTCCAGCGAAGTGGTGCGCGCCATCGGCCACGTTACGGATGCATTGAAAGAGGACTAA
- the mrdA gene encoding penicillin-binding protein 2 produces the protein MNFRNFEAEEKLFARRAIVAFALVVICFTILGINLYRLQVDQHSYYQTRSNENDIKMIPIAPTRGLIFDRNGIPLVRNVSWYDIHITPYKIADMQATLKALTPIVDLTPEEIETFEHELKQNSRYKPVELKAELTDEEVARFAVNQFRFSGVTVDTYQDREYPYGADLAHVLGYVSKINDNDYKRLNAQGVGENYAADHNIGKQGIEGYYESLLHGKTGYQEVEVDNHGRIVRVLKEVPPVAGQNITLTLDLHLQQYVESQLAGQRAAALIEDPHDGSVLAMVSAPSYDPNPFVKGISYKAYKTLLQDKDLPLINRVTQGLYPPASTVKPYMAMSALLTKVITPGTTFFGAPTWTLPGTDRKYRDWKKSGHGMLDVTRAIEESADTFFYQVAFMMGIDRIHTMLSQFGYGKSTGIDLNEEYAGLLPSREWKQKVHKHVWYQGDTVSVGIGQGYWVATPIQMVKAMVALINNGRVINPHLLEKSQRGTDMQPYQPKLPQAQIGDAKSPYWSLVRHAMFGMANAPNGTGYKYFHTAPYGIAAKSGTSQVFSLKQNQVYNAKMTPMRLRDHIFYTAFAPFNDPKVAVALILENGGNEGVTAAPLMRNILDHIFVPEAAAPPLATAAQ, from the coding sequence ATGAATTTTCGTAATTTCGAAGCAGAAGAAAAGCTGTTTGCCCGCCGTGCGATTGTCGCTTTTGCCCTGGTTGTCATCTGCTTTACCATTTTAGGCATCAACCTGTATCGCCTGCAGGTTGATCAGCACAGCTATTACCAAACGCGGTCCAATGAGAACGACATCAAAATGATCCCCATTGCGCCGACGCGTGGGCTGATTTTCGATCGCAACGGTATCCCGCTGGTACGCAACGTCAGCTGGTATGATATTCACATCACGCCGTACAAAATCGCCGACATGCAGGCAACGCTAAAAGCGCTAACGCCGATTGTCGATCTGACGCCAGAAGAGATCGAAACCTTCGAGCATGAACTCAAGCAGAACAGCCGCTACAAGCCGGTTGAACTGAAAGCCGAACTGACTGACGAAGAAGTGGCGCGCTTCGCCGTCAATCAATTCCGCTTTAGCGGCGTCACCGTCGATACCTATCAGGATCGCGAATATCCTTACGGCGCCGATCTGGCGCACGTGCTCGGCTACGTCTCGAAAATCAACGATAACGACTACAAGCGTCTGAACGCTCAAGGTGTGGGCGAGAACTATGCCGCCGACCACAACATCGGTAAGCAGGGCATTGAGGGCTATTACGAATCGCTGCTGCACGGCAAAACCGGCTATCAGGAAGTGGAGGTGGATAATCACGGCCGCATCGTGCGCGTGCTGAAAGAGGTGCCGCCGGTTGCCGGACAAAACATCACGCTAACGCTTGATCTTCATCTGCAGCAGTATGTTGAGAGCCAGCTGGCGGGGCAACGCGCGGCGGCGCTGATTGAAGATCCGCACGACGGCAGCGTGCTGGCGATGGTCTCCGCGCCGAGCTACGATCCCAATCCGTTCGTTAAAGGCATCAGCTATAAAGCCTATAAAACCCTGCTGCAGGATAAAGACCTGCCGCTGATTAACCGCGTCACCCAGGGGTTGTATCCGCCAGCCTCGACGGTGAAGCCGTATATGGCGATGTCCGCGCTGCTCACCAAAGTGATTACGCCGGGCACCACCTTCTTCGGCGCGCCAACCTGGACGCTGCCGGGCACCGATCGCAAATATCGCGACTGGAAAAAATCGGGCCACGGCATGCTGGATGTCACGCGCGCGATTGAGGAGTCCGCCGACACCTTCTTCTATCAGGTGGCGTTCATGATGGGTATCGATCGCATCCACACCATGCTGAGCCAGTTTGGCTACGGCAAATCGACCGGCATCGATCTCAACGAAGAGTACGCGGGCTTGCTGCCGAGCCGCGAGTGGAAGCAAAAGGTGCACAAACATGTGTGGTATCAGGGCGATACAGTATCGGTCGGTATTGGGCAAGGTTATTGGGTGGCTACGCCGATTCAGATGGTGAAAGCGATGGTGGCGCTGATCAACAATGGCCGCGTGATCAACCCGCATCTGCTGGAGAAATCGCAGCGTGGCACCGACATGCAGCCGTATCAGCCGAAATTACCGCAGGCGCAGATTGGCGATGCCAAATCGCCGTACTGGTCGCTGGTGCGCCACGCCATGTTCGGTATGGCGAATGCGCCAAACGGCACCGGCTACAAATACTTCCACACCGCGCCGTACGGCATTGCGGCCAAATCGGGCACCTCGCAGGTCTTCAGCCTCAAGCAGAATCAGGTGTATAACGCCAAAATGACGCCGATGCGTCTGCGCGATCACATCTTCTATACCGCGTTTGCACCGTTTAACGATCCCAAAGTAGCAGTGGCGTTGATTCTGGAAAACGGCGGCAACGAAGGCGTCACGGCGGCGCCGCTGATGCGCAACATCCTTGACCATATCTTTGTGCCGGAAGCTGCAGCGCCGCCGCTGGCAACAGCGGCGCAGTAG
- the deoD gene encoding purine-nucleoside phosphorylase: protein MATPHINAEMGDFADVVLMPGDPLRAKHIAETFLEDAVEVNNVRGMLGYTGTYKGRKISVMGHGMGIPSCSIYTKELITDFGVKKIIRVGSCGAVRADVKLRDVVIGMGACTDSKVNRMRFKDHDFAAIADFDMVRNAVDAAKALGVDARVGNIFSADLFYTPDPQMFDVMEKYGILGVEMEAAGIYGVAAEFGAKALTICTVSDHIRTHEQTTAAERQTTFNDMIKIALESVLLGD, encoded by the coding sequence ATGGCAACGCCTCATATTAATGCAGAAATGGGTGATTTCGCGGACGTCGTGCTGATGCCGGGCGATCCGCTGCGCGCGAAGCACATTGCGGAAACCTTCCTCGAAGATGCGGTAGAAGTGAACAACGTGCGCGGCATGCTGGGTTACACCGGTACTTATAAAGGCCGCAAGATTTCGGTAATGGGTCACGGCATGGGCATTCCATCCTGCTCGATCTACACCAAAGAGCTGATCACCGATTTCGGCGTGAAGAAGATCATCCGTGTGGGTTCATGTGGCGCAGTGCGCGCTGACGTGAAACTGCGTGACGTGGTGATTGGGATGGGTGCCTGCACCGATTCCAAAGTGAACCGTATGCGCTTCAAGGATCATGATTTCGCCGCAATCGCGGACTTCGACATGGTGCGCAACGCGGTTGACGCGGCCAAAGCGCTGGGCGTTGATGCACGCGTGGGTAACATCTTCTCGGCCGACCTGTTCTATACGCCAGATCCGCAGATGTTCGACGTGATGGAGAAGTACGGCATTCTGGGCGTGGAAATGGAAGCGGCGGGTATTTACGGCGTGGCGGCGGAGTTCGGTGCGAAAGCGCTGACTATCTGCACCGTGTCGGATCATATCCGCACCCATGAGCAGACCACCGCAGCTGAACGCCAGACCACCTTCAACGATATGATTAAGATCGCGCTGGAGTCGGTGCTGCTGGGGGATTAA
- the deoB gene encoding phosphopentomutase, which yields MKRAFIMVLDSFGIGSSKDADKFGDEGSDTLGHIAEACFEGRANEGREGPLHLPNLTKLGLGKAAELSTGRFPPGLDPNAEIIGAYAYASELSSGKDTPSGHWEIAGVPVLFDWGYFSDKENSFPQELLDILVKRADLPGYLGNCHSSGTVILDQLGEEHMKSGKPIFYTSADSVFQIACHEETFGLERLYELCEIAREELTKGGYNIGRVIARPFVGDKAGHFERTGNRHDLAVEPPSATMLKKLVDEKGGEVISVGKIADIYAEQGITQKVKATGLDALFDATIEQMKKAPDTSIVFTNFVDFDSTWGHRRDIAGYAGGLELFDRRLPELMELVKEGDILILTADHGCDPSWEGTEHTREHIPILIYGPHVKPGSLGYRDTFADIGQTIAKYFGLSSMDYGKSML from the coding sequence ATGAAACGTGCTTTTATTATGGTTCTCGACTCCTTCGGGATCGGTTCCAGCAAAGACGCCGATAAATTCGGTGATGAAGGATCGGACACCCTCGGCCATATCGCCGAAGCGTGTTTCGAAGGCCGCGCCAATGAAGGTCGCGAAGGCCCGCTGCACTTACCTAACCTGACTAAATTAGGACTCGGCAAAGCCGCTGAGCTTTCCACCGGTCGCTTCCCGCCAGGCCTCGATCCCAACGCGGAAATCATCGGTGCGTACGCTTACGCCAGCGAACTGTCGTCGGGTAAAGATACGCCGTCGGGCCACTGGGAAATCGCCGGCGTGCCGGTACTGTTTGATTGGGGCTACTTCAGCGACAAAGAGAACAGCTTCCCGCAGGAATTGCTGGATATCCTGGTGAAACGCGCCGATCTGCCGGGCTATCTCGGCAACTGTCACTCTTCAGGAACGGTAATTCTCGACCAGCTCGGCGAAGAGCATATGAAATCCGGCAAGCCGATTTTCTATACTTCGGCGGACTCGGTATTCCAGATTGCCTGCCACGAAGAGACCTTTGGCCTCGAACGCCTGTATGAACTGTGCGAAATCGCCCGTGAAGAGCTGACGAAAGGTGGCTACAACATTGGCCGCGTGATTGCGCGTCCGTTTGTTGGCGACAAAGCCGGACACTTCGAGCGTACCGGCAACCGTCATGACCTCGCGGTAGAACCGCCATCGGCGACCATGCTGAAAAAACTGGTCGATGAGAAGGGCGGTGAAGTGATTTCGGTAGGTAAAATCGCCGATATCTACGCCGAGCAGGGCATCACGCAGAAAGTGAAAGCGACCGGTTTAGACGCGCTGTTCGATGCCACCATTGAGCAGATGAAAAAAGCGCCTGATACCTCAATTGTGTTCACTAACTTCGTTGATTTTGACTCAACGTGGGGACATCGTCGTGATATCGCCGGTTACGCGGGCGGGCTGGAGTTATTCGATCGTCGTTTACCCGAGCTGATGGAACTGGTGAAAGAGGGTGACATTCTGATCCTCACCGCCGATCACGGCTGCGATCCCAGCTGGGAAGGCACCGAACATACGCGCGAGCACATTCCGATTCTGATTTACGGTCCGCATGTGAAGCCAGGTTCGCTGGGATACCGCGATACCTTCGCCGATATCGGCCAGACCATCGCAAAATATTTCGGCCTGTCCAGCATGGACTACGGCAAGAGCATGCTGTAA